AACATTACTCAGTTGCTTGTATCCCTTCAGGAATAAGGTTTTCAGGCAATCTTGGCTCAAGAGCAAGTAGTTAACATACTTTTTGGGGAGGCTGTAAAAATGGTGGTGTTACCTTTTGGCACTATAGTAAGAGTAGGTATTTCAGGTTTGTTTCTGGAAAGTGCCTCAACAGTTGTATGGATGAAAACACGGGGATCTGTTTCCTAGAAAATAGATTAGGTGCACTGGCTTATCACAGAAGGGTCTGTCTTTGACCCTTTGAGGTGTAAGGCAtgtcctttatttattttcttgtgaTGTATGCTCCAGGTTTagcagggttttttgttgttgttttccaaaTAGAAAGCCAATTCTCTTCTGATGTAATATCCTTATTTGCTGTCCACGTACTATTGTGCTTGCATTGCAAGCTCGCTGGTGTAGGGACTGTTTTATTTACACAGCTCCTAACTCAGGGAGTCCTGCTCCATGATCAGGGTTTCCTGAGTCTCTGGTAATACAAATTAAGAAGTGAGAATAAACGGTTTAGCAAGAATTACTTGCCTAATGAGCAGTAACACTGAACAAATTGCTGGTAGATCAGAAAGTATTAAGGTTGGAATCTATTAGCTTTACACTTTAGTACTGTGTCCACCAAGGTTGAAGCCAAAAACCTGTTAATCAGACTACTGCTATGAAGCATACATTTAGTGGAGATCACAGTACATGCCAGTACTTAAAACCTGTTTTGGTCTGAAAAATGAGGCCCAGAGCTTGTCTTGCTGACTCTTTCAATTTCCATATCAAATACACTCAATTGGTTTCTCAAGACAATCAGAACAGCAGATTCAACCATGAGCTCTGGACAAGATGGCTCTCCTTGCACATCAGTAAACAAGGTTCTTCAGGATAAATGTTTAGAGTTACAATTGGCAATCTCACTGAAAGCTGTGAGGTTGTACTGGTAGAACTGTCTAGAGTTCTAATGACTTACAATGagaatagatttcagagtaacagcagtgttagactgtattcgcaaaaagaaaaggagtacttgtggcaccttagactaaccaatttatttgagcataagctttcgtgagctacagctcacttcatcggatgcatactgtggggaaaatacagaagatgtttttatacacacaaactatgaaaaaatgggtgtttattactacaaaaggttttctctcccccccaccccactctcctgctggtaaaatcttatctaaagtgatcactctccttaggatcagttggggagggtggggagaaaacctggatttgtgctggaaatggcccaccttgattatcatacacattgtaaggagagtgatcactttacataagctattaccagcaggagagtggggtgggggggagagagaaccttttgtagtaaacacccatttttttcatagtttgtgtgtataaaaacatcttctgtatttgccacagtatgcatccgatgaggtgagctgtagcttacgaaagcttatgctcaaataaattggttagtctctaaggtgccacaagtactcctttttaatGAGAATAGAATCCATCTTACTTAGTTTTGAATGGCCAACTTAGCAGCTAAGTATAAAATTCCTCATTGGCCTGCAGAGGAGATGTATTCAAAAAGCTGTAGACCTGGTGTCTATTTAACAAGGCACCAGGCTTCTTTCCCAACCCCCAGTTACGAAGGCCAAAGGACAGAGAATATGGCTGTTCTGATCCCACCTTAGTGCTAGGTGCTACCTGTATTTTCTTTGGGAACTTGGACTGGATGTTAAAGGATGACAGGCAGTACTTTCCCCCAGCTACAGCAGGGGACTGGCAATGGAGATTCAAGAAtgtctgctttctttttttcctatccATCCTACATGTATAAGAAACGGCTTTCCAAACTAAGGAAACTGATTTCAATGCTGATGTCAAACTAGGAGGCCCTTATATAAGTGCCAAAACAATTGCCTTAAGGATTTCAGTACTCCTTAGTACACAAACTCTGGCACTTTAGTGTTTGTCACAAAACAAATCTTGCAGTCTCCTTGGAGACTGCAATACATGTACCATCTTTTCTTACCACAGAGTTCTCTACTAATCTTTCTCTCCCAGGTTTGCTGAGCTCAGACACAGTACCTGAGGTAGGAGAGGATGCTGCTGCTACTGTTAATATGACAGAAAATCTTTCTGAAGAAGAACAGGAAGAACTGAGAAAAGAACTTGCTAAGGTAAAGAACAATCTGTATGCAAGTGGCTCTCACTCTGAATGAAATCTTTCAGAAACCAGCAAGTTCAAAAATTGAATAAGATCCTTCTCTAAAGTGGCTGTCAAAATAGAAGTCTGGAGAGCACTGACCAAAGTGGTAAACTTTGGGTCCCCAACTTCAGGCATTTAATCTACCTTGATTTTTCTTCAAAGCTGGTACTCACAAATCTCACTAAAGTCAGCTAAAGCTACAAATGCTCAGCATTACATAACTAATCAGTTTCAGTCGATGCCTAAATATAGCTTTAAGTCTGTTTTTAGGTTCCCAGGCTTGAACAGCTTGTCCACTTCCCTTCACTTGAAGTACTTCAACTTCAGCATCCACTAGTGAAACATCCCACCCtgttcatgtttttattttttggagtGTTATCGATGTGCACATCTTATTGCTAATGGTTAACAAGGAAACTAATCTGTCCTCAATTCATATCAGCAGTGAACATTCAGTAAACCTTTTTTAAACAGACCTTTATAAATGAGCCAAAATGAACTAGTTTCCTAAAGCCTTTTACTTCTAAAGCTGCTTGAGCACCTTCTAGCTTCAGTGTAACCTGAAAAAAATCAGGCTGCTCAAATAAGGCTTTACTCCTGAGAGAATTCTGTGCCACGGTGTATGTGCAGACttaatgtcccctgcagatttctttgcttctctgcagaaaaatgactttctgacagggaagctgcaagagcagtcacacaccactccctagcagcacaagtacattgtttcaggcacctggaacagctggcagagaggtaaatcactgcgggGCTGGACACGCCTGTCAGTGGCTCTTATCCTGAGCTGGGATGAGCTGCTTGTCCTGGttgggctggaggcagaagaggatgggacttcctcttccccttcaagGAGTGGCTGGAGCTGTTAgatccacccccagaaacctcccccagctgcaggaagctcagtatcctcccctgcttcctgcccccatcattTCTCAGGTGCAGGGAAGAGGAATCACTATATGGGGAGCTGatcccccatgcatccagaccttccatacccagacacccctgccaaccCTCACCTTGTACACCCAGAACCCACCTAGCACTCCATACCTGAACCCCACCctactgaacctcaacccctgcatctggagccccctgcacccagacaacctgcacccagaccactccccactgagctccctgcacccagacccccaccctgagccccccatCACCCTGAGCCCCCCATcacccagacccccacaccaccaagctccactcccccagcacccagtgcCCTGCTGAGACCTCCACACAGAGATCCCTCCGCTGAactccaaccaccttcacctggaagcccatACAGAGTCAATTGCATgtggaagccccccccccccccccccacgagcctctgtgcatccagatccccccacacctagaccccctactgagctgcctgcacccagattgttcCACAGAGTCCTTtaacacctggatcccccccacactgagcccctccacacttggatcctgcctggctgAGCCTGCTTGCCTCACACCtgatgcacctggcacagagggagaGGGCCCCAggctgtttctggggcaggcccaggccttgtgtgGTGTCtaggtcaggtgcagcctcaccgctgagtccgtgtcccaggggtggggaggctgcagggtgatctcccacctttgtgctgccagtggcctgtgctccccactgccatgctggagcctccacatttatttattgacaaataaaacttgcagaattttaaaattttagatgcagaatgccctcaggagtaaagacTGCTAGAGCCTCCATATAGTTTAACTTCAGACCCTTAAGTTTGAACATCTTGGCCTAAATGCTTGTTTTAGGTATCCTAGAGTTGATGAGTAAAGCTGGCATTCCCCAGCTAGTCACTTCTCTAGCTTCTGCTGGCCTGTTCAGGAGTGGTGTTCATATATAAGCAGATTGGTTGAGCACCTCTCCTCTGAAGATAGGGCCTCCATAGGGTGCTTCATGCTGGACAATCAAACCTTGGCATTCTGTTTTTAAGAAACATAATACTGTCAGTCTATTCTTCTTGAGAACCTTTAGTCTCCAGGGCAGGtactctgcatttttttttttttttttttttttttttttttttttttacaagagctCAAATCTTatgcacagaacaggtacagtgcAGGCTTCACTAGTTCCTGTAACTATGCGTCAATCCTGACATGAAAGGACTGTCAAGACGTGAAAGTGTGTGGTAATTCCCTTAAGTCAATCCTTGAGCTCCAAACTGGCTAAAAACTGTCTAATAGTAAATAATGGTTTACCAATCTGGATGAGTAGATAAATGAGGCCCTATAGCCTATTAATCTCCTAAATCATCTAGTCCTCCAGAAATGCTGAAATAACTGGAGGAGATaaggaccccctccccccctttttcaTTAGGCTCTTCCTAATGTCTGCAGTCCTTATTTATAAAAAGACACTTTTGCATCAATCCCTTTCTAAAATACCTAGATGAAATGTTAAAACATGGCATCCATTGTAAATTACTTCATTATGCTAAATGTTCTTCAGTTAATAACTTCCTAAATGAAGTATTGCTAACTGGTTCCATAACTTGCTAACTGATCTTCCTCCTTGAACTGTATACTGCCCTAGGTAGAAGAGGAAATCCAGACACTCTCACAGGTACTAGCTGCCAAGGAGAAGCATCTAGCAGAGATCAAGAGAAAACTAGGAATCAATTCACTGCAGGAACTGAGGCAGAACATTACCAAAGGCTGGCAAGATGTGACTTCTACTTCAGCGTATGTTCCTGTCACTGGTTCAGTGTGTCATGAATCTGTGTTGGTTAAGTGAAAACTGTTCCTCTGTTGTTAAACTTCGTAACACATTTACTAGTCAAACTTTCTTTACTTACAAATGTCTGAAAAAACAGTAGCAGCCTTCTTGAGGGTATCAAGTTTAAGGTAAAACTAAGCTTCATTAAAATCTAGCtaagttcctgccccaaagaggctTCTATCAACCCTGTCTTTACAGTGCCATGATTCCTATTCCGCATAAACAAAAAAAGCAATTCTGTCTTGCCAGCACATTGCACCACCAAGATGGTGCAAATCAAATGCAATACCCTTCCCCCTTTAATTGGCAGACTATTAAATCTTTCCCTTTATGTAGGAAAAGAAATGTACAATATCACAATGGGCACTTGAACCTGGGATTTTAtccaaaaaaaattccaaagattgttgtttttaatgtcaCTCAACTAGTGGATATCTGAAAAATCTGCAATAACTGTATGTATGAAGTAAAAAGTTTATACTGAAAAGTCTCATAATATTGAGATTCAGCAGAAAGCCTTTACTCTTACTTAATCACTTCTTCAAGCAGTTTTTCACTAGAACCACACAAAATTCAGCAATCTTGGTTTCAGCCTGCAGCTTAAATCACTTCTCCAGTGGCCGCAGAGCATGTTGCTTTGCTTCATGTATAAAAAGCAAATTGATTTCTAGGTGAGCCTGCACTGAAACTTGAGTGATGACAGTGAATTAAGTGTTAAGGCTAAAGGGACtattatctagtctgaccacctgcagaATTTCAGATTCTTGTGATTGGGGCATATTTTGGATATCTGTCTTGATTCAAAGACTTAATGTTCATGTgggttttttagatttttttttttttttggtatcaaAATGTTGCACAACTTGCGACTGTCAGTAGACTTACTAATGGAATCCAATTTACCTCTGGCTGTTTGAATATAGATATAAGAAGACATCAGAAACCCTGTCTCAGGCTGGGCAGAAGGCTTCTGCTGCTTTTTCATCAGTTGGTTCAGTCATCACAAAGAAGCTGGAAGATGTGAAGTATGTTTCATTAATCTTTTACTGAAGTTCAGTGTGTGTTGGTGGGGATGGCACATTATTAATTTCACTTACACTTCTGATCAGTGAGTAAAGGCACAGAGTAGTATACCAAGAACCTGCAGAGCATCTGCTGCTGACTTGATCTGGGTGAGAGAACGGCTGCTTGTGGAATGCACTCCTAAAATCATTATATGCAATTCTAGTCATATAAGACGTTTCTGTGTGCAAAATAgtttactattaaaatattttacttctaATGTCACTCACTTGAGTCTCTTGTAGGATATTACACAGTAAGTATTTTCATCAGTACTCCTGTGGTGTCATTGCTCCTGGGTTTTTTTGGCCATCTCAGCCTATGGAAGCACATTACATTCTCTCATGACAGTCTAAAACCTTTGCATCAAAATCCATTTTGTATGGATAGCTTTTGGTGTTTTGTTTGCTCTCCTTAAGTCATGTTTCATGTTTTTATAAGCTATTCGTAACTTCATTCCGAGAGCCTGATTTTATTACCTTTTTGTGAACTGTTGCCAATGTGCCAGGTTAAAAGCTGGTAACTGCCAAACTGAAGCTGTTGCCGTCTTGTGCCAAAACTGCACATCCATTCTGTTGCATCTTTCATGCACACGAATACCAAAGACAATTTAAAACTACCCTCTGTTTTGACCAGCATGAAAGATTGTTTTTTCCTGAGTCCATTAACATCTGAAGGCTAATACAATCCATACAATTGCACTGCTTTCACTACAGGAATTTGCGAAATTCCTGTATATCTTGCCTGTGTCTTCCTGTAGCTTGTCTTGCATTAGTGGACCAAATTATTTGCCTGTTAATTGGCCTATTAAAAATTCAATCCACTTAAGAATTTAATTGCATTGAAAAACAGTGTAATAAAGTCAGCCCTGCATTTCAAGTGCTGCCATTTACCTCTTGCTTCTATAAAATGAGTGCTTGAGAAGTAGCTACATGAGATTAATTTTACAACAGATTTATCAgaacttcctttcttttttaatgcTTACTCTGGCATCCTGCAGATTGCAGGCATTTTCACATTCCTTTAGGTAAGGTGGGCTTTAGAATTGTTAATACAACTTCAGCACATAGTTGGTTAGACTGTTccacatcattttttaaaattggtttatCTAGGAAACGGTTAGTTCCCTTATAGTAACCACACAGAATAAAAATAACCCAGTCTTTTTAATGGCAGGGGTTGGATTACATCATTTTGGGCAGTTTCTAAATGAACATGAAATCCAGATATACAGTAAAActgtaatacttttaaaaaagtaaaagaaaggaagctgttgagaggagggagggggaacagttgTGGAAGCATATTATAAGGAGACGTGAAAAGCCTTTGAGGTCAATGGCATGCAGAATTCCTTCCTCTAATGTCTGATTAAAAGTTCTGGTCCCCTGTTTGTACCATGTATGTTTGTTCAGCAGTGCGTTGGTAGAGTAGTAGTTGTCCTTTCAGTGTCTCTCATCACAGTAGCTGTTCAGTAATTACACTGGTGTCACAGTACTTGAGGCTAAATACATTTCAAAGTAATTGATGCATACTGATGTCTGTAATCTACCCAGCTACACTATTTCTCACCCTTTTTGTATTTACTATTTTTGGAATCCTAGGCAAGCTTAATATTAACTTGCAAATAAGACTCAgatttataagcaactgaaaagccAAGGCAAGCTACTAAATTTAATGTTAGTATACAGACTTTGGTGGATCATCTTGGTCTGACTAAATGTAGTGTATAAGGGGCAATAAATATTGATGGAATTGACAATGTA
The window above is part of the Chelonia mydas isolate rCheMyd1 chromosome 2, rCheMyd1.pri.v2, whole genome shotgun sequence genome. Proteins encoded here:
- the TPD52 gene encoding tumor protein D52 isoform X5, which produces MDPSSEQGLLSSDTVPEVGEDAAATVNMTENLSEEEQEELRKELAKVEEEIQTLSQVLAAKEKHLAEIKRKLGINSLQELRQNITKGWQDVTSTSAYKKTSETLSQAGQKASAAFSSVGSVITKKLEDVNIRSIQHSISMPVMRNSSTFKSFEEKVENLKSKVGGAKPAGGDFGEVLNSAANASATETITEQIQEETQ
- the TPD52 gene encoding tumor protein D52 isoform X3; this encodes MHSELSGMDWRDTDLNEDYKSPFDFNSGVNKNYLYLSPSINISPPGSPVQKNSGLLSSDTVPEVGEDAAATVNMTENLSEEEQEELRKELAKVEEEIQTLSQVLAAKEKHLAEIKRKLGINSLQELRQNITKGWQDVTSTSAYKKTSETLSQAGQKASAAFSSVGSVITKKLEDVKNSSTFKSFEEKVENLKSKVGGAKPAGGDFGEVLNSAANASATETITEQIQEETQ
- the TPD52 gene encoding tumor protein D52 isoform X6, with the protein product MDPSSEQGLLSSDTVPEVGEDAAATVNMTENLSEEEQEELRKELAKVEEEIQTLSQVLAAKEKHLAEIKRKLGINSLQELRQNITKGWQDVTSTSAYKKTSETLSQAGQKASAAFSSVGSVITKKLEDVKNSSTFKSFEEKVENLKSKVGGAKPAGGDFGEVLNSAANASATETITEQIQEETQ
- the TPD52 gene encoding tumor protein D52 isoform X4, giving the protein MDPSSEQGLLSSDTVPEVGEDAAATVNMTENLSEEEQEELRKELAKVEEEIQTLSQVLAAKEKHLAEIKRKLGINSLQELRQNITKGWQDVTSTSAYKKTSETLSQAGQKASAAFSSVGSVITKKLEDVKLQAFSHSFSIRSIQHSISMPVMRNSSTFKSFEEKVENLKSKVGGAKPAGGDFGEVLNSAANASATETITEQIQEETQ
- the TPD52 gene encoding tumor protein D52 isoform X2, which gives rise to MHSELSGMDWRDTDLNEDYKSPFDFNSGVNKNYLYLSPSINISPPGSPVQKNSGLLSSDTVPEVGEDAAATVNMTENLSEEEQEELRKELAKVEEEIQTLSQVLAAKEKHLAEIKRKLGINSLQELRQNITKGWQDVTSTSAYKKTSETLSQAGQKASAAFSSVGSVITKKLEDVNIRSIQHSISMPVMRNSSTFKSFEEKVENLKSKVGGAKPAGGDFGEVLNSAANASATETITEQIQEETQ
- the TPD52 gene encoding tumor protein D52 isoform X1, which codes for MHSELSGMDWRDTDLNEDYKSPFDFNSGVNKNYLYLSPSINISPPGSPVQKNSGLLSSDTVPEVGEDAAATVNMTENLSEEEQEELRKELAKVEEEIQTLSQVLAAKEKHLAEIKRKLGINSLQELRQNITKGWQDVTSTSAYKKTSETLSQAGQKASAAFSSVGSVITKKLEDVKLQAFSHSFSIRSIQHSISMPVMRNSSTFKSFEEKVENLKSKVGGAKPAGGDFGEVLNSAANASATETITEQIQEETQ